CGTTCATCCGGAACGCCCTGGTAGGCCACGGGGTTGAAGATCGGATCCGGATGGATCAGAGACTCGATGATCACCCGGTCTTCAAGTCCCTCAAGAGAATAAACGCCGGAAAGAATGGCCGAGATATGGTTATTGAATGCATCCTTTGACAGAACCCTTTGGCTCTGGGTAATAAAGCCATCGGCTGTCCTGTCTTGGATAAGAAGGATACCGCTGCCTCCGGAACCCCTGGCCGGTTTAACAACAAAGGCCCTATGGTTTTTGAGTATCCTATGGAGCCGGGCGATACTGCCGTGATTCTCGACCACGTAAAAAAGGTCGGGCGTAGGAATGCCAAACTTTAGAGCGAGCTGTTTGGTTTGGACTTTATTGTCCGCCAGAGGAAAGGCCGACCGTGGGTTATAGACCATGATATAGTCGGCATTTCGGCTATTCATGCCCAGGAGTCCTCTTTGCCTTAAAAAACGAAAGCCCGGAAACATCAGACCCGCTCCCTGAAGTTCCGGAAACGGATCAGCTCCGAAAGCCGGTAACCGGTATAGCGGCCCAGAAGGATCTGGAGGGCCGCCACCCATAAAATTAATTCCGGATAGACGAAGAAGGAAAGTTGGAGCGGTTCCCAACTGATAATTTGATAAGTGATAACGGAAACAGCGGCACTGCCGGCACTGGTCAGAAGGGCCTCCTTCAGGCCGGACTCTTCGATAAGGATAAAGAACCTTTCGATGATCATCGTCAGTATCACAAAGGGAAGCAGGCCTACGGCCATAAACTGCCGGAGCCCGTACTGGTTGCCCAGGAGGGCCAGTATGGTAAAGGAGCAGATAACTAATGACAGGAGTACGGCCATGCGGGGAACCAATAGCAAATGGATCCGGTCCAGAAAGCGGCGCGCCAGGTAACCAAAGAATAAAACACCGCCGAAGATGCTCATACCATAAACCAGCCCGGTATTCCTGAAGGCCAGGGCCATAAGCACCGGCATGAAAATCCCGAAAGTCGGGAAGCCGACCACGTTTCGCAGGAGACCAATCAAAAGGGCCCCAATGGGGACCAGAAGGAGAATTCTAAAGGTTTGCTGGAATTCCTCCGGCAGCCTAAATAAGGACCAGCGATTGAGAATACGGTCGGACCGTATGATATCTTCATAATGGAGTTTCCACTGACTTACCACCTGCCGGCTCATCATCCAACGGATATCCGTAAGGTCTCCACCGGTTGTCCTGACCGGGGGGAACGTTCCGACGACTAAGGGCAGCAGCGGCACCGGGGTCTTATAGAGCTCTCCGGTTTCGGACTTCAGGGCTTCCCACTTTTTACCGGTCCATATTTCGATCCATTGGGTGAGACCGGTTTGCACTCCCTCGGTTAACCGGACCCCCTGGACGGATCTTGCCGGAAGCCCGGCAGCGGTCAGGATAGCCAGAATCAGGTCCGTCCGGTCATGCTTATTTTGCAAGTCATGCCACGGCCGGAGTTCTTCCTCTCCTGGAATGGATCCACCCCATCTTCCTTGCAGGGCTTCCGAAACCGCCGACAATCGAGCGATCGGTGAAAGCCGGGTCCACCGGGCGGTCAACTTCTCCAGCAAGGCCTGTTCCTCTTTCTTTATGGAAAGGGGGTAAGATCCGATTCCGGGGGCTTCTTTCCTGACCAAGCGATTCGGCCGATAAAGGATTATGGCCCGGTAGGTTATTGGCTCCGGCCCGGTGATATCCGATCCGGTCCAGATTCCGGCCCTGTTTGATTCTTCCCTCTGGAGGCTGAAATGATAGGGTCCGGAAAAGACGTTCTCTTCGATAATCAGGTTTCCCGGACGATCGAGAGGAAGGGCCAGGGAGAGGACGCATTCCTTTTCAAGTGGAGTCACCAAGGCATTGATCTGGAGCTGCCAGGTCTGTCCCGGCGCGGTGGGGAAAACCGGATATCCCAGCCCTACGATGCGGTAAGTCACCAGTATGATTCCAAGAAGGACTAAACCCGCACTGAGAAGAAGGGCCGGACGCCTCACTTCGGAGTAACCCCAGGGCAGGATGGCGGGGAACAAAAGGAAGTGTTACAGTCGATAATAAAACGCCGTTTGATCGTGTTCCGCCCCAGGATCAGCGGATACTTGACATTGGAACGATCATTGAGGTTCACACGGGTTCGTATGCGATGGGGCCCGATACACATCTCTATGTCCACCACCGGTCTTTGGCTTATGGTCCCGGCCGACTTGACGGTTTTCCATTTCACGATAGGCAAGCTGATCGCCAGGCCGCCGTATTCCTTCGGCAAGGTAAATTCGGCCGTCTTATCCCTTATGGTCAGGTCCCGGGCATCCAGCGATGAAGTAGCCGCACCGGTATCGATCCGGGCAGGCAATTTCACTCCCCAGGGTAACAGAATGACTTCCTCCACCGCACCGAGTAAAATGCGGTCGTCGGCTTCTGCGGTCATCCCTCCGCCTATTTCCCCCGTTATGGTCAAGAAAAGCAGTAAGAAACCTAAGAGGAGTGGCTTCATCTCTGACACGTTCGTAAAAAGTCTATCCCTCGGCTTTCAAATCCCGGGTCATCAAATCCTTCACCGCCTGTCGCGGGTCCCAGCCCTCATACAAAATGCCGTATATCTGGGAAACGATCGGCATTTCGATCTTTTCTCGAATCGCCAGTTGATGGGCGGCCCGGGTGGTTTTTATGCCTTCGGCGACCATGGTCATGGTGGAAAGGATGGCCGCCAGTTTTTCTCCCTGCCCCAGGCGAAGGCCGACGGTTCGGTTTCGGCTCAGGTCTCCGGTGCAGGTTAACACCAAATCCCCGATGCCGGCCAATCCAAAAAAGGTGGGCCGGCTGGCCCCCATTTTTTCCCCTAAGCGACAAATCTCCGCCAGACCGCGGGTGATCAAGGCGGCCCGGGCATTATGGCCCAACTGAAGTCCATCGGAAATTCCCGCGGCCAGGGCGATCACATTTTTCAAGGCCCCCCCTAATTCCACACCCAAAAGATCCAAATTGGTATAGACCCGGAAGGTAGTGTTGGATAAAAACCTTTGGGCCGTCAGGGCGGTTTTTTCTACACCGGAAGCCAGGGAAACCGCCGTTGGGAGGTCTCTGGAAACTTCCTTGGCAAAGGTGGGACCGGAAAGACAACCGATAAAAGAATGATATTCCGGGGGCAGCAATTCCTTTAGAACCCCGGACATCGTCAACAAGGTATCGTTTTCAATCCCTTTGGTGGCTGTGATCCACAGGCAATCTTTTTTAATCTGAGAAAGGAAGGACATCATCTGATTCAGGACATTCCTGAAAAAATGGGAGGGAACGGCTAGAACCAGCAGGTCTTTTTGTTCGAGGACCGTAGAAAGTCGGGTCGTGGGCTCGATGGAAACCGGAAGCGGTACGCCGGGTAAAAAAATTTTATTTTCCCGATCCCTGTTGATCTGATCGGCTATTTCCTCTTCATACGACCACAACTCGACCGGGTAACCGTTAACAGCCAGTAATCGGGCCAGGGCCGTGCCCCAGCTTCCGGCCCCCACGACCCCGATTTTATAGGCTTTTTTATTCCGGGACATCTTTCTCTTCTTCCCGGGCGGCAGAACGGGCCACGCTGACGACCTTTTCCTGGTCCTCCAGATTAATCAACCGGACCCCTTGGGTGTTTCTCCCGATCACCGAAATGTCCTTTATCCGCAAACGAATAATTTTACCACGATCGGTAATGATCATCAGATCGTCTTCGTCGGTAACCTGCAAGACCCCCACGACCGGCCCGTTTCTATCCGTGGTTTTAATCGTGATGATCCCTTTACCGGCCCGGCCCTGTTCCCGATACTCCTCCGTCCTGGTCCGCTTGCCGAATCCGTTTTCCGTAACCGTCAGGATGGTCCCTTCCTGGGACAAGACCTCTGCTCCCACGACCCAGTCTGCCGGGCTTAAACGGATACCCTTTACCCCCTGGGCCATCCGTCCCATTTCCCGGATATCTTTTTCCTTAAAGCGAATAGAAAGACCGTCGCGGGTTCCCAGAAAAATGTCCTGCTCCCCATGGGTGATATTGGCGGCGATCAATTCATCTCCATCCTGGATGATGGTGGCGATAATACCGCCTGACCGGGGCCGGCTGAAGGACATCAGGTCGGTTTTTTTGATCATCCCTTTGCGGGTCACCATGATGATGGATTTCCCCTCTTCAAAGGATCGTATCGGCAGGGTGGTAGCCACTTTCTCCTGGGGTTGGAGATTCAAAACGTTGACCATGGCCTTGCCCCGGGCCAGGCGCCCGGCCTGGGGGATTTCGTGGACCTTCAACCAGTAAAGCCTTCCCAGATTGGTAAAGAATAGAAAATAATTATGGGTGGAGGCGATAAAGAGGTGCTCCACAAAATCATCTTCCTTGGTCTCCATACCGGTGATGCCCCGCCCGCCTCTTCGTTGACTGCGGTAAAGACTGATGGGGTTCCTCTTGATATAACCGCCGTGAGAAATGGTCACTGCCATGTCTTCTTCGACGATCAGGTCTTCTAACTGGATCTCGGTGGTATCTTCGATAATCTCAGTGCGCCGCTCATCGCCGTACCGTTTTTTCAGCTCCGTCAATTCCTCCCGGATTAACTGCAGGATCAGGGCCTCACTGGCCAGGATCGACTTCAGCCGTTCGATGGTTTTTAGGATTTCCTTATAATCCTGGATGATTTTTTCCCGCTCCAGGTTGGTCAACCGCTGCAAGCGCATCTCCAGGATCGATTGGGCCTGGATCTCGGAAAAGGAAAAGCGGCTGATCAATTGGCTTTTGGCCTCGGCGGGATTTTTGGCCTTGCGGATCAAGGCGATGACTTCATCCAGGTGGTCCAGGGCGATCTTCAATCCCTCCAGTATATGGGCCTTTCTTTCTGCCTCTTTTAATTCAAAGGCCGTGCGTTTTCGAATGATCTCCTTGCGAAAATCCAGGAAGTGGACCAGGATGGTTTTCAGGTCCATGACCTTGGGCCGGTTGTTGACGATGGCCAGGAAGATGATCCCGAAGGTGACTTCCATGGAGGTGAATTTATAAAGCTGGTTTAAGATGATTTCCACGACCTCGTCTTTTTTCAGATCAATGACGATGCGCATGCCTTCTCGATCGGATTCGTCCCGCACATCCTGGATGCCTTCAATCCTTTTTTCTTTGACCAGCTCGGCAATCTTTTCAATCAACCTGGCCTTATTCACCTGGTAGGGCAATTCGGTGACAACGATGCTTTCCCGGCCCTGGGCTTTCTTTTTTTCGACCAGGACCCTGGCCCGAAGTTTTATGATGCCCCGCCCGGTCTGGTAGGCCTGATAGATCCCACCACTTCCGTAAATAAAGCCGGCGGTTGGAAAATCGGGGCCGGGAATCAGGTGGATCAGATCCTTAAAGGACAGGTCCGGATTGTCGATCAAGGCCAGCAGGCCGTCGATGACCTCCGAAAGATTGTGCGGGGGGATGTTGGTGGCCATGCCCACGGCGATCCCCGAGGAGCCGTTAATGAGCAGATTGGGCACCATGGCCGGCAGAATGGTAGGCTCTTTTAAGGACCCGTCATAGTTGGGGATAAATTCAACCGTCTCTTTATCCAGATCCTCCAGAAATTCATGGGCCAGGCGGGTCATGCGGATTTCCGTATAACGCATGGCTGCCGGAGAATCTCCGTCCACGGAGCCAAAATTTCCCTGACCGTCCACCAATGGATAGCGCAATGAAAAATCCTGGGCCATGCGCACGATAGTGTCGTAGACCGCCGTGTCTCCGTGAGGATGATATTTACCGATCACATCCCCGACGATACGGGCCGATTTTTTATAAGCCTTATTATAGTCGTTGCCTAATTCCCTCATGGAATAAAGGATGCGCCGGTGTACCGGTTTCAGCCCGTCGCGGATATCCGGCAGGGCCCGTCCGATGATAACACTCATGGCATAATCCATGTAAGAGCGCGTGATTTCGTCTTCGATATTGATCGGTAGTTCCTGAGAAACAAAAGTCATGATAAATACCTTTAAGGGTTCAAGGATTCAAGGGGTCCGGGGTTCGAGGTTCGAGGGATTTGATTAGGTGTCCAAGCTATTTCTTGAATCCTGGAA
This Deltaproteobacteria bacterium DNA region includes the following protein-coding sequences:
- a CDS encoding alpha-L-glutamate ligase-like protein, whose translation is MFPGFRFLRQRGLLGMNSRNADYIMVYNPRSAFPLADNKVQTKQLALKFGIPTPDLFYVVENHGSIARLHRILKNHRAFVVKPARGSGGSGILLIQDRTADGFITQSQRVLSKDAFNNHISAILSGVYSLEGLEDRVIIESLIHPDPIFNPVAYQGVPDERVLVYRGVPVMAMVRLPTRASDGKANLHRGAIGAGIDLGQGLTLSAVHKSRIISHHPDTGNPVAGIRIPHWEKILYLAALSKDMTGLQFLGADFILDRERGPVLLELNARPGLSIQMANQKGLGHRLDQTDRAAPEIFLNPESRVKWAQEAFQ
- a CDS encoding UUP1 family membrane protein; amino-acid sequence: MTYRIVGLGYPVFPTAPGQTWQLQINALVTPLEKECVLSLALPLDRPGNLIIEENVFSGPYHFSLQREESNRAGIWTGSDITGPEPITYRAIILYRPNRLVRKEAPGIGSYPLSIKKEEQALLEKLTARWTRLSPIARLSAVSEALQGRWGGSIPGEEELRPWHDLQNKHDRTDLILAILTAAGLPARSVQGVRLTEGVQTGLTQWIEIWTGKKWEALKSETGELYKTPVPLLPLVVGTFPPVRTTGGDLTDIRWMMSRQVVSQWKLHYEDIIRSDRILNRWSLFRLPEEFQQTFRILLLVPIGALLIGLLRNVVGFPTFGIFMPVLMALAFRNTGLVYGMSIFGGVLFFGYLARRFLDRIHLLLVPRMAVLLSLVICSFTILALLGNQYGLRQFMAVGLLPFVILTMIIERFFILIEESGLKEALLTSAGSAAVSVITYQIISWEPLQLSFFVYPELILWVAALQILLGRYTGYRLSELIRFRNFRERV
- a CDS encoding ATP-dependent zinc protease, which encodes MTAEADDRILLGAVEEVILLPWGVKLPARIDTGAATSSLDARDLTIRDKTAEFTLPKEYGGLAISLPIVKWKTVKSAGTISQRPVVDIEMCIGPHRIRTRVNLNDRSNVKYPLILGRNTIKRRFIIDCNTSFCSPPSCPGVTPK
- a CDS encoding NAD(P)-dependent glycerol-3-phosphate dehydrogenase; its protein translation is MSRNKKAYKIGVVGAGSWGTALARLLAVNGYPVELWSYEEEIADQINRDRENKIFLPGVPLPVSIEPTTRLSTVLEQKDLLVLAVPSHFFRNVLNQMMSFLSQIKKDCLWITATKGIENDTLLTMSGVLKELLPPEYHSFIGCLSGPTFAKEVSRDLPTAVSLASGVEKTALTAQRFLSNTTFRVYTNLDLLGVELGGALKNVIALAAGISDGLQLGHNARAALITRGLAEICRLGEKMGASRPTFFGLAGIGDLVLTCTGDLSRNRTVGLRLGQGEKLAAILSTMTMVAEGIKTTRAAHQLAIREKIEMPIVSQIYGILYEGWDPRQAVKDLMTRDLKAEG
- the gyrA gene encoding DNA gyrase subunit A codes for the protein MTFVSQELPINIEDEITRSYMDYAMSVIIGRALPDIRDGLKPVHRRILYSMRELGNDYNKAYKKSARIVGDVIGKYHPHGDTAVYDTIVRMAQDFSLRYPLVDGQGNFGSVDGDSPAAMRYTEIRMTRLAHEFLEDLDKETVEFIPNYDGSLKEPTILPAMVPNLLINGSSGIAVGMATNIPPHNLSEVIDGLLALIDNPDLSFKDLIHLIPGPDFPTAGFIYGSGGIYQAYQTGRGIIKLRARVLVEKKKAQGRESIVVTELPYQVNKARLIEKIAELVKEKRIEGIQDVRDESDREGMRIVIDLKKDEVVEIILNQLYKFTSMEVTFGIIFLAIVNNRPKVMDLKTILVHFLDFRKEIIRKRTAFELKEAERKAHILEGLKIALDHLDEVIALIRKAKNPAEAKSQLISRFSFSEIQAQSILEMRLQRLTNLEREKIIQDYKEILKTIERLKSILASEALILQLIREELTELKKRYGDERRTEIIEDTTEIQLEDLIVEEDMAVTISHGGYIKRNPISLYRSQRRGGRGITGMETKEDDFVEHLFIASTHNYFLFFTNLGRLYWLKVHEIPQAGRLARGKAMVNVLNLQPQEKVATTLPIRSFEEGKSIIMVTRKGMIKKTDLMSFSRPRSGGIIATIIQDGDELIAANITHGEQDIFLGTRDGLSIRFKEKDIREMGRMAQGVKGIRLSPADWVVGAEVLSQEGTILTVTENGFGKRTRTEEYREQGRAGKGIITIKTTDRNGPVVGVLQVTDEDDLMIITDRGKIIRLRIKDISVIGRNTQGVRLINLEDQEKVVSVARSAAREEEKDVPE